Within Spinacia oleracea cultivar Varoflay chromosome 4, BTI_SOV_V1, whole genome shotgun sequence, the genomic segment ATGTTCTTATCAAACAACATTGCAAATTGCAACTGCAATTGCAAACTGAAAAGGACAACATATTGAATTCTGGAATCTCAAAATGAGTCCATGCTGCAAAAGCCTAATTACATTAACGCTTTGCCGATGTCAAGTAGCTAATATTGAATTATTGGGGGCGGTACCCGCCTACCCAGAATCTTTACATCAGTGTGATTCAATGCTCCGTGTTGCTCCAAAAATCCCCTATACTTTACATTTTTAAGAATTGCTCAACAAATTGTTCAATAGTTACTTCTTAAactaaatcaaatattcaatttgCAATTTTCATCATAAACATAACCGAATTCTAACTGTAAATCCACATTCCATATCATCCTTTCATTGTGATTagactcaaaaattgaaaaaatataaCTATTCACAGAAATTCCAGGAAAAAATATCACTTAAatagaggaggagagagaatatagTACCTcggcggcggcggcggtggCGGCAATGGTGGTGGGAAATTATTGAGAAATCTTTTTTGATTTCGCCATGTTATATTTTGGGTCTGTTTGGTGGGTGTCGGGAATAAAATCACacggtttattttattttattttatttcctcAAATATTTTTGTCGCGTTTGTTTATGTTCGTGAACAAACTGAACTATTTACGTTCATAATCGAGCTTGTTACAGCATTTAAGACTTTCTCCTAATAGTCTTTCAAAGTTTTAGACCTTTAGAGCTTAGACTTTAAACTCGCCTTATTGATCTTACTTACTTGAATAAGTAAGGATAGGAGTTTCGCTTAGGACTCAAACTTATATTTATACTCCATCGCCAAATTTCAAAGTCTTAGCCTAGGTATGTAGTCGCTTATTAGAAGCTTTTGTTTACTCGCTAAAGCTCTTGGAGCTTTTGGAAAGGTAATTCCTATTTGCTTACTTGGATACAAGTATGGGAAGGAAACAGTTTGAGCCTATGCCTTACTAGGTGATGACATAGTCATTGCTGACAGTAAGGTTGCTGCTGAATACCGTGGTATTATAGGTAAACTTGGAAGTCAAGCTAGCAGCGTAGTCGCCGACAGAGAAAGAGAAGACCAGATCTTATTATAGATAAAAGTTATATTTTGgcttttaacatttaaaaaaatatattattcaataaaagtatttttgaatttaaattgctaatttttacatattttaaattgttttctaaaATGGTTAAAATGCAAAACTCGTTTATTAACTCGTATCGATTAATAAACGAGGTGTTCACGAACTCAAAATCTCTTAAATAAACCGAGCTTAGAAAAAATTTTGAGCTTGGCTAAAAACTCGAGCTCGCCTAAATTAAATGAACATAAACGTAAACATGGTAGTACTCAGTTCGACTCGACTAATttatacccctataaatatacATAGTCGTTGATGCATTACGATTCACGAACATGCAATATTGACTGCACGTGAGATTCACCCTTAATGGCATATATTTTCGTAATAATATCatcaattatttacgaaaatgtcatttgctTGTGAAAATTTTCTCAATCATCGATATTCACCTGGAAAACCTCCTAATTGGCCATTGTAGCAATGGCTCAGTGTAGCCTTTTACTGTAAATTGGCCCAAAAAAACAAACAGGAAAATAAGTACTTCCTCTTCTTCAGAATACTTGTAGCAAATTGACTGACACAATTGTTATTGCACTCGTATGTACGTACATTTTTGCAATTATCTATTGgtgaaaactaaaaaaaatgatatttgaaaaatatacaTTAATAATAATCTAACATCATATTACAcaaaacatttaatttttatatactaGTGTTTCTTGACCACGCGCTACGCACGTTGTTTTCTAAGACAATAGGTTTTTTGTTGAAAtgtataaattattattattgcaaCAGCCGGATAGTTTCGTAGGTCCACTAGTTCGGAGGTTCAAAAGTCCGGTTGATCCTGAATCGGAGGCTAGCAAATCGGACTCGGATTGGGACTCTAGTATTGGGTCTTTTATTAATCGGGTCGGATGGAGATCTTGTTAGGTCCGATCCATTGCCACACATAGTGGCAAGGGAGGTGTCTAAATAGAGAGCTAAATTGTAATTGGAGTGTGTAAGGGGCAAATCAAAACAATACATTTTTCTGAATttaactaaacttatctgaaattaactGAATTTATCAGAATTTAttttgtacttcctccgtcttttaatactcgcaacgtttggacttttgtcactattcatataatctactttgactattcgtagtgttttttatataagataaaacatagtcatgtgggatcttgttagattcgtctcaatgtgtattttcaaaatatcaattttttataatttttgcataaggagaatttaagatataaatgatcaaagttgtgcatcggcatgcgtgaaactaacaaacgttgcgagtattaaaagacggaggaagtatgaaatAACTCAAAAAAAGTCGAATAGAACCGAGCCtcacatggttaaatattaggaaaatttggtaatattaatccaacctttgaccgattttcttttattaagcccacctacgacatattttttaataatcccacctttattacctaacaacttttattgggcccaacaagtcataaaactgttgtaagcgacattatttctctacatggcagtactctctctcgatatattcagtcatcatcatcaattcatcaccatctcgttgactttttcgccgattaccggccacttaggcccaataaaagtcgtcgggtagtaaaggtgggattattaaaaaatatgtcgtaggtgggattaataaaagaaaatcggccaaaggttggattaatattaccaaattttcctaaatattAATCAACCTTAGTGTGTGAATAGTAGAAAGTCAAACTGTTGCAAATAGACGGGAGTTAACCAATGAGAGAGGGCCAAGTGCAGCCCCTTTTCCGTAAAAACGGCTTTTGGCCCCTTCTCGTCAATCAACACCATAAATGATTCTTGTCTGAAACCAGAGATTTATTCCAAAGAGCGTAAGAAAACAAAACATCATATTCAGCAAATCCTATTAATTTCACAGTCAATCATCAATTCTCTTCTCAATCAATCCACAATTAACAGTTGCTGGGGTGTTGACTGTTCgagtaagagagagaaagagaaaacatGGATGTCGTGCAGATGTTACAGAGGCAATTCATCGACTACATGAACTCTTTGTACAGTGAGGTAAAATCCCAAATCAAATTCTGGGTTTTAgtcaattatttttattcatttgAGTTTTTAATCTGAGTATTTTTAGGtctaattttgtttgttttttttggtgatTTGGGCAGTATTATTTGGATGATCAGTTCAACCAATTGCAGAAATTAGCGGATGAGAGTAGCCCAGATTTTGTTATTGAAGTTGTAACCCTTTTCTTTCAAGATTCTGAAAAGCTCCTTGAAAATCTGAGCAAAGCTCTGTGAGTTTATTTTTTctgggtattttttttttcaatttttggtgGGTTTTTTTAAACTTTATTTTTGCTTAATTTATGTAATTATAAAAtggatattttttttgtttttacagTGAGCAACCAGTTGTGGATTTCAATCAAGTGGCAAATCATGCTCATCAGTTTAAGGGGAGTAGTTCTAGGTATTTCCTGTCTATTAATCTTGAACTTTGTACATTTCTAGggttctatattttttttgggcTTTGAATCTGTATTTTGAATCAAAATTGATCCAACTTTatttgttgttgaattaaaACTGATACAACTTCATTTTTTACTTGATCTTGTGTTTGATCTGCACATATGGAATAACTGTTTAATTTTGATGTCAAAATTTGTAATTCTGAGGGTTAATACAGCTTTTATCGCTTGCCCCGGGTTGGGGGgaggattttttaaaattagcagACTGTGATCGTATTTTTGCTGTATAGTTGAATTGTTTAAATTCCCATATTTGAGGGTGGTTTTCTTTGATGTATTTGGCAGCATCGGTGCACATAGGGTCAAAAACCAATGCGTTAAGTTCCGAGCTTATTGCGAGGAGAAAAATCGTGAAGGGTAAGATGTCTACTAATATACTTAGACTCATTTCCCCTCCCTCTTTTTGGTgtttaaaatgtcatttttacttttatattttatCTAGGCGTAGTGTTTATATATATGTTCTTGGTATGGTATGTTTAGCAAATGTTCCACTCTTACGCTGATGTATAGAAAGTGTTACAAGGACTTCATTGTATCTTACTTCTATTCTGTCCTTTCTGACCTGATGTTGGTAGTTGGCTGACTGGATTAGGCGGGATAGACTGATCATCGCTTCCTTCAGCTGACATTTTGTTCTTCTTTCTCAATTAAGTGATTGTGATGCCTTAAATATTCAGTAAGAATACTTGTTAGATTTCTAGGGTTAGTCAGTTTTCCTCATCTCATATAGTTATCTTATCTTAAAAAATGCGTTGGTTCAATAACTTTTACTTCAAGAGACATGATCTAAAGTTGATTAAGATAAAAAGAAAACTTAGGCTGCTGATGGTTTCATCAACTGAGATGCTGGAATGAAGTATTTGGAAATGAGGATGATTTGTCGTTAACTTCACTCTACGAGATGTTAGGGTCTAGAGAGAACTTGTAATCAAGGGCGTAGCTATGGGGAAGGTAGGGGAAGCCGCCCCCACGAGATCAGGAAAAAGAAGTATATAGTTTTTCTTTCAACTTGTATACAGTGTAGTATGGCTCGGTGGTTGCGGATTGTTGAAAATAGTGCTCTGGAAGATGTACCCAACCTCCCATATTTGAATCCTAGTTGCCCCAACATTAATGATTTTTTTGTCTTTGTTTCTTATTAGTTATTACACTATTTTCTGTTTACACTCTCATTTTGTTTTTATTGTTTCTTCTTTtatcttaaaattttaaaaaatctttAGCCAAAACATGTGTATAACATGCTTTTGAGTACATAACATATTTATCTTTTGGGGTAAATGATGAATTAACCAAAATAGTAGAGTACAAGCTACACAGCATACAAACGAAAGAGGGGAACAATCCAAAGTTAACAGCCTTTCTAAGAAGGCCCTTAACCCCAAAAACTAAAATAATCACAACTCTAAAATATAGGATCTTACTGAATTCCAGTTTATTCAATTTCTCACATGTAGCTAGCCTTTTATGGGCAGTTACCTAGCTAATAAACACACACTTTGGAGGAGCCAGATTGTTACATATGAATTTGTTCCATGGTTCTTGTATACTTGCACCTCGAAGCCTGTTATACATCTGTTTTATAGAGAAATGATCATTATGCATGAGGTTGACAGCCTGTGGTGTTTGAGAAATGTAAACAACAGCTCCAAATACCTTTTTAATCATCCATGAAGCCTGATTAGGGATAGGCATTTGAAGTACCGATTTTGTCTTCACATAGTAGGTATGGATCCATTTGATCCACATTTTGTCCTTCTTCATTTTGTCCGCCATTTACACATAGTAAATGGCGGCTTGTCTCAACAAGCAGCCGGTCTGAATTCTCTAGTAGAAGATGTATTGGGCACTTTAGAAATTAAAGAAACATCTGTGCAATTTACCGGCTCAGGCATCTTAATGTGAATGAAGAAGTCCTGCACTGCAATAGTTATGCTTGTTCCTATTCTGCCCCATGTCTTCTGAAAGAAATAAGCCATTATAACTATCAATTCCAGAATGATGGTTCTATCTACCATTGGGAGTTCCAAGGCACCAGATCCTATTATTTCCCATAGAAGTCCATAACTTCATCCTTGATAAAATTATGAGAATTAAGCCTGGTTTCATCTTCTTTAATGAGAAGCGTAATTGCATTTTCCCCTTGTCTTTCTTCAGCGTATGCATGGAAGTAATTGGTTTTTGAATCACCCAATGGTATCCATTTCTGCCCTCGACTTCTGCTACCAAACTTTCTCCTCAGTATTGCTCCGTTTTCTCCAAATCAACGAGGAGTTGGTTTTCTCTGTCAGCTAATTGAAAGTTCTGGACATCTGTAGATAGGTTTCTTTGGGTTTTCTCTAGTTCAATTCTGATTCTCTGGATCCTCTACGCAATACCCTGAAATGTGTAGTGTTTATGGTCTTCATATCTGATTTCAAATGCTTCAGTGTATACCATACGTCAAGTAATGGTACGTGATGTTGCTGAAACTGACATTATGCAGCTACTGTATGGAGAAAGTCCTCATGGTCAGTAAGAATGTTAAGGAACCTGAATATTGTATTTACTTAACCATGCTTGACGTAGTTAATGCTTGACATCCCCGTCCCTTCAAAGTTAATCATCAAAGGATTGTGGTCAGATTTATTTCTCTCCAGCACTTGAACAGATAGCATATTGTATTTGCTTAACCATGCTTGATTTGCAATACATCTATCTATCCATCCTTGAGTGTATCCTATCACCATCGTCTTGGTTATTACACCAGGTGTAATGGGCCCCAC encodes:
- the LOC110783368 gene encoding histidine-containing phosphotransfer protein 1-like → MDVVQMLQRQFIDYMNSLYSEYYLDDQFNQLQKLADESSPDFVIEVVTLFFQDSEKLLENLSKALEQPVVDFNQVANHAHQFKGSSSSIGAHRVKNQCVKFRAYCEEKNREGCLACLQELQQEYIVLKKKFEILFQLEQDIVQKGGIVPTKD